The Armatimonadota bacterium genome window below encodes:
- a CDS encoding DUF503 domain-containing protein, with amino-acid sequence MIVGVLRVELRLADARSLKDKRRVVQSLLERARREYRVAAAEVDQQESWRRATLGFACVSDAAEHASRILSRVTGLIEREARVELVDYAVEFL; translated from the coding sequence GTGATCGTCGGGGTGCTGCGCGTGGAGCTGCGCCTGGCGGATGCGCGCAGCCTGAAGGACAAGCGGCGCGTCGTCCAGAGCCTGCTGGAGCGGGCTCGCCGGGAGTACCGCGTGGCCGCCGCCGAGGTGGACCAGCAGGAGAGCTGGCGGCGGGCCACGCTGGGGTTTGCCTGTGTCAGTGATGCTGCGGAACACGCCTCCCGGATCCTCTCCCGGGTGACCGGTTTGATCGAGCGGGAGGCGAGGGTGGAACTGGTCGACTACGCTGTGGAGTTCCTCTGA
- the infB gene encoding translation initiation factor IF-2 gives MRVYELAKELGLSTKEIMALLSRMKVPAKSHSSSLDEATVRRVREQAAAAREAPPATPLRADAKTPTGERIISIRKIAPPPPAEAPAMPPAPAQAVPPAQAAGEVVVEPAAQPAQAPPAASAPSAPPAPALPASPPPAAPVPPPPAAAAPPSPTALRAPVKPAETAPPIRIAPVKPPSREAVREVREAAPPEEISQIFEPTDREAPPVVPPLRPVKPPEPKRPERRLPPPPPPRRFHAERRTRRAEPRPAEAAEPTAVLPTEIALAGAVAVGDLASRLGVGVGDVVRKLLEFGILAGVNQVLSEDVALRIAEAFGVAVRKPDVAQEVVPRRVAPAREGAIPRAPVVTVMGHVDHGKTTLLDALRATAVAAQEIGGITQHIGASTVQVDGRRIVFIDTPGHEAFTALRARGAQVTDITVLVVAADDGVMPQTVEAVNHARAAGVPIIVAINKVDLPQANPDRVRQQLSDLGLVPEQWGGDTVTVEVSARQGTGLKELLEMILLVAELHDLRANPEGPARGVVLETRLDRGRGPVATVLVQEGTMRIGDVVVAGETWGRVRALLDERGQRVGSAGPATPVEVLGLESLPGAGDVLEVVRDEKLARAMVTERLERRRAAETGPRPAALEEQPGEEVRELRLILKADVHGSVEALQQAIRRLEAPGVRLTILHAAVGPVTESDVMLAAASRALVVGFNVRPEAAVRRMAEQERVEIRLYRVIYDVLDDLAAVVRGLRPPQALEVVLGQAEVRQTFTVPRVGTVAGCYVTSGRILRGAAARLLREGTVIYQGAVASLRRFKEDVREVAEGFECGIGLERFQDIKVGDIIEAYEIQEVPA, from the coding sequence CGGCCACCCCTCTGCGGGCCGATGCAAAGACGCCGACGGGGGAGCGGATCATCTCCATCCGGAAGATTGCCCCCCCGCCGCCCGCCGAGGCTCCCGCCATGCCCCCCGCACCGGCTCAGGCAGTCCCCCCCGCGCAGGCCGCGGGGGAGGTGGTCGTGGAGCCGGCAGCACAGCCGGCCCAGGCGCCACCGGCGGCATCTGCGCCCTCGGCTCCTCCTGCTCCCGCGCTCCCGGCCTCTCCGCCGCCCGCTGCTCCGGTCCCGCCACCGCCGGCCGCTGCGGCCCCACCGTCTCCCACGGCACTACGGGCGCCGGTTAAACCGGCAGAGACCGCTCCGCCCATTCGCATCGCTCCGGTCAAGCCGCCGTCGCGCGAGGCGGTGCGGGAGGTGCGGGAGGCAGCTCCGCCCGAGGAGATTTCCCAGATCTTTGAGCCGACCGACCGCGAGGCACCGCCGGTCGTGCCTCCTCTACGGCCGGTCAAGCCACCAGAGCCCAAGCGCCCGGAGCGGCGCCTGCCACCCCCTCCGCCTCCGCGCCGCTTCCACGCCGAGCGGAGGACCCGTCGTGCTGAACCCAGGCCGGCGGAGGCGGCAGAGCCCACCGCAGTCCTCCCCACGGAGATCGCTCTGGCCGGCGCGGTGGCCGTGGGCGACCTGGCCTCCCGTCTGGGAGTGGGGGTGGGCGATGTGGTGCGCAAGCTGTTGGAGTTCGGCATCCTGGCTGGAGTGAACCAGGTGTTGAGCGAGGATGTGGCCCTCCGCATTGCGGAGGCGTTCGGCGTGGCCGTGCGCAAGCCGGACGTCGCCCAGGAGGTGGTGCCGCGCAGGGTGGCCCCGGCCAGGGAGGGAGCCATCCCCCGCGCTCCGGTCGTCACCGTGATGGGACACGTGGACCACGGCAAGACCACCTTGCTGGATGCCCTGCGAGCCACCGCGGTGGCGGCGCAGGAGATTGGCGGCATCACCCAGCACATCGGTGCGTCCACGGTGCAGGTGGACGGCCGGCGCATCGTCTTCATCGACACCCCCGGCCACGAGGCGTTCACCGCGCTTAGGGCCCGCGGCGCGCAGGTGACCGACATCACCGTGCTGGTGGTGGCCGCAGACGACGGGGTTATGCCGCAGACCGTCGAGGCGGTGAACCACGCGCGGGCCGCCGGCGTGCCCATCATCGTGGCCATCAACAAGGTGGACCTTCCCCAGGCGAACCCTGACCGGGTGAGACAGCAGCTTTCCGACCTGGGGCTGGTCCCCGAGCAGTGGGGTGGGGATACCGTCACGGTGGAGGTCTCCGCCCGCCAGGGAACGGGGTTGAAAGAGCTCCTGGAGATGATCCTCCTGGTGGCCGAGCTGCACGATCTGCGGGCGAACCCCGAGGGGCCAGCGCGCGGGGTGGTGCTGGAGACCCGGCTGGACCGGGGCCGTGGGCCGGTGGCCACCGTCCTGGTTCAGGAGGGCACCATGCGCATCGGCGACGTGGTGGTCGCAGGTGAGACCTGGGGGAGGGTGCGCGCGCTCCTGGACGAGCGCGGGCAGCGCGTGGGCAGCGCCGGGCCGGCGACGCCGGTGGAGGTCCTGGGGCTGGAGTCCCTGCCCGGCGCGGGCGACGTCCTGGAGGTGGTGCGCGACGAGAAGCTCGCCCGGGCCATGGTGACGGAGCGGCTGGAACGGCGGCGCGCCGCCGAGACCGGACCGCGCCCCGCCGCGCTGGAGGAACAGCCCGGGGAAGAGGTGCGCGAACTCCGCCTGATCCTCAAGGCGGACGTGCACGGCTCGGTGGAGGCGCTGCAGCAGGCGATCCGTCGCCTGGAGGCGCCCGGGGTCCGGCTGACCATCCTGCATGCCGCCGTGGGCCCCGTCACGGAGTCCGACGTGATGCTGGCGGCGGCCAGCCGGGCGCTGGTGGTGGGGTTCAACGTCCGCCCGGAGGCGGCGGTGCGGCGCATGGCCGAGCAGGAGCGCGTGGAGATTCGCCTCTACCGCGTCATCTACGACGTCCTGGACGATCTGGCTGCGGTGGTGCGCGGCCTGCGCCCTCCTCAGGCGTTGGAGGTGGTGCTGGGCCAGGCGGAGGTGCGGCAGACCTTCACCGTGCCCCGCGTTGGCACCGTGGCCGGGTGTTATGTGACCAGCGGCCGAATCCTGCGCGGAGCCGCCGCGCGCCTGCTACGGGAGGGGACGGTCATCTACCAGGGAGCGGTGGCCTCGCTGCGCCGCTTCAAGGAGGACGTCCGCGAGGTGGCGGAGGGATTCGAGTGCGGCATCGGCCTGGAGCGCTTCCAGGACATCAAGGTGGGCGACATTATCGAAGCCTACGAGATCCAGGAAGTCCCGGCGTGA
- the rbfA gene encoding 30S ribosome-binding factor RbfA, which produces MGLRREKLQELLKAEASAILQRELRDPRIGFVSVTEVQLSADLRHAKIFVSVLGDQDAKRRTMEALERAAGYVRSELGRRVSLRHTPEVLFRLDESIERGTRVVALLRRVARQDAAAGQAPGEPGGSAAPVQGKHDRTSRPDRRGAP; this is translated from the coding sequence ATGGGCCTGCGACGGGAGAAGCTCCAGGAGCTGCTCAAGGCGGAGGCGAGTGCCATCCTGCAACGGGAGCTGCGGGACCCGCGCATCGGCTTCGTCTCGGTCACCGAGGTGCAACTGTCTGCCGACCTGCGCCATGCCAAGATATTCGTCAGCGTCCTGGGCGACCAGGATGCAAAGCGACGGACCATGGAGGCGCTGGAGCGGGCGGCGGGCTACGTGCGGAGCGAGCTGGGGAGGCGCGTCTCCCTGCGGCACACGCCGGAGGTCCTCTTCCGGCTGGACGAGTCCATCGAGCGGGGGACTCGGGTGGTGGCCCTGCTGCGCCGGGTGGCCCGACAGGACGCGGCTGCAGGGCAGGCCCCGGGGGAGCCCGGTGGTTCCGCTGCGCCTGTCCAGGGGAAGCATGACCGGACCTCGCGCCCGGATCGCCGCGGCGCTCCATAG
- a CDS encoding DHHA1 domain-containing protein, whose amino-acid sequence MTGPRARIAAALHSSARVLLVSHVAPDGDALGSTLALALALEALGKRVVVASEDGLPPAFAFLPGAERIVHELPPDAAFDAAVTIECSTPQRCGRFAPVVLATPLVIAIDHHQSHVSYGHLEDWDPAAAAVAEQVAELIGELGVSLDVAMATALLAALVSDTGAFRFPTVHPGTLRLAARLMDAGAPLGEIVAAVYERRSLASARLLGYALLRTAVAADGALAYSTLNETLMRAAGAGPDDSGGIAGTLRTLQGVRVAILFEESGGEVRVSIRARDGARAHAIAERFGGGGHCGAAGCVLPGPLAEAVPRVLAAAEAELRREGEPGRR is encoded by the coding sequence ATGACCGGACCTCGCGCCCGGATCGCCGCGGCGCTCCATAGCAGCGCCCGGGTCCTCCTGGTCAGCCACGTCGCACCCGACGGGGATGCGCTGGGCTCGACCCTGGCCCTGGCGTTGGCCCTGGAAGCCCTGGGCAAGAGGGTGGTGGTGGCCAGCGAGGACGGCCTCCCGCCCGCCTTCGCCTTCCTCCCTGGGGCGGAGCGCATTGTCCACGAGCTCCCCCCGGATGCTGCCTTCGACGCGGCCGTCACCATCGAGTGCAGCACTCCACAGCGCTGCGGCCGGTTTGCGCCCGTGGTGCTGGCCACGCCACTGGTCATCGCCATCGATCATCACCAGAGCCATGTCTCCTACGGGCACCTCGAGGACTGGGACCCCGCCGCTGCCGCCGTTGCGGAGCAGGTTGCAGAGCTGATCGGGGAGCTGGGCGTGTCGCTGGATGTGGCCATGGCCACGGCCCTGCTGGCCGCCCTGGTCAGCGACACCGGTGCCTTCCGCTTCCCTACGGTGCACCCGGGGACGCTGCGTCTGGCGGCACGGTTGATGGACGCGGGGGCCCCGCTGGGGGAGATCGTCGCGGCGGTGTATGAGCGCCGCTCCCTGGCCTCCGCCCGCCTGCTGGGCTACGCGCTGCTGCGCACCGCTGTGGCGGCGGACGGAGCGCTGGCCTACAGCACCCTGAACGAGACGCTGATGCGCGCCGCGGGAGCAGGTCCAGACGACAGCGGGGGAATCGCGGGGACGTTGCGTACGCTGCAGGGGGTGCGGGTGGCCATTCTTTTTGAGGAGAGCGGGGGGGAAGTGCGGGTGAGCATCCGCGCGCGGGATGGCGCCCGGGCCCACGCCATCGCCGAGCGCTTTGGCGGGGGAGGCCACTGCGGGGCCGCCGGGTGCGTCCTGCCGGGCCCGCTGGCCGAGGCGGTTCCCAGGGTTCTGGCCGCCGCGGAAGCCGAGCTGCGGCGGGAGGGGGAGCCGGGGAGGCGTTAG
- the ribF gene encoding riboflavin biosynthesis protein RibF — MEVYHGLDAVPRSARPTYLALGMFDGVHLGHRAVLARTRELAASAGGRHLALTFEPHPQRVIAPTPEPVLLTTIEERLELFAAEGMDGAVVVRFDEALRQTPAERWLEMLAGIAAGGGVVVSSSYTFGRDRQGTVELLWARGERLGFVVAVVPAVRIGGVLVSSTLIRRLVRAGRAEEARAFLGRPYAVRGRVVRGGGRGRALGFPTANLAVHPDKVLPGRGIYAARTRVGKQVVPAAVSVGTRPTFGEGDLVVEAFLLDFDGDLYGREVELLFERRLRDEAAFGGIPDLVRQIEADVAQVRAFFHTPDALGPEEPDRLG; from the coding sequence ATGGAGGTCTACCACGGACTGGACGCGGTTCCGCGCAGTGCCCGCCCCACCTACCTGGCGCTGGGGATGTTCGACGGAGTCCACCTGGGCCACCGGGCGGTCCTGGCCAGGACCCGAGAACTGGCTGCATCCGCAGGGGGGCGCCACCTGGCGCTGACCTTCGAACCGCATCCCCAGCGGGTCATCGCCCCGACGCCGGAGCCTGTCCTGCTCACGACCATCGAGGAGCGCCTGGAGCTGTTTGCCGCGGAGGGGATGGACGGCGCCGTGGTGGTCCGCTTCGACGAGGCCCTGCGCCAGACCCCGGCGGAGCGGTGGCTGGAGATGCTGGCCGGGATCGCTGCCGGAGGCGGGGTGGTCGTCAGTTCAAGCTATACCTTCGGGAGGGACCGCCAGGGGACCGTGGAACTGCTCTGGGCCCGGGGGGAGCGGCTGGGATTCGTTGTGGCTGTCGTGCCAGCGGTGCGCATCGGAGGGGTCCTGGTGAGCAGCACCCTGATCCGCCGCCTGGTGCGGGCGGGCAGGGCGGAGGAAGCCAGGGCGTTCCTGGGCCGGCCGTACGCGGTCCGCGGCCGGGTCGTGCGGGGAGGGGGACGGGGACGGGCACTTGGATTTCCCACGGCCAACCTGGCTGTCCACCCGGACAAGGTGCTACCGGGCAGGGGGATCTACGCCGCCCGGACGCGCGTAGGGAAGCAGGTGGTCCCTGCCGCTGTAAGCGTGGGCACCAGGCCCACTTTCGGCGAAGGAGACTTGGTGGTGGAGGCCTTTCTCCTGGATTTTGACGGCGACCTTTACGGGCGGGAGGTCGAACTCCTGTTCGAGAGACGCCTGCGGGACGAGGCGGCGTTCGGCGGCATCCCTGACCTGGTCCGTCAGATAGAAGCGGACGTGGCCCAGGTGCGCGCCTTTTTCCACACCCCGGACGCCTTGGGGCCGGAAGAGCCGGATCGCCTCGGATGA
- the pnp gene encoding polyribonucleotide nucleotidyltransferase: MSMQHQVEIQVGGRSLSFETGLLARQADGAVVIRYGDSMVLVTATASPQPREGIDFFPLTCDYEEKMYAAGKIPGGFFKREGRPGESAVLTARLMDRPIRPLFPQGFRNDVQVIATVLSTDQENDPAILAVNGASAALMVAGLPFEGPVGAVRVGLIDGRFVINPTLRQIEEQSRLDLVVAGTADAIIMVEAGAKEVPEEQILAAFDVAHAEIRRIVEIQQRLVEMVGKPRREVTLAAAPDPALEAAVREAALPLIVQALAHPEKLAREEALRDVQQTVAAQLAERSPELFAQRAAEVGDLVYALTKAEVRRRILDEGRRPDGRGPTDIRPLTIQVGLLPRAHGSGLFQRGQTQVLTVATLGTGEDEQLLDNLGIIERKRFMHHYYFPPFSVGEVRPLRGPGRREIGHGALAERALAWAIPPEEAFPYTIRLVSEVLESNGSTSMASVCGSTLALMDAGVPIKAAVAGIAMGLVTDASGRAAILTDILGMEDQMGDMDFKVAGTRDGVTALQMDIKIKGLSRELLARALAQARQARLFILDRMLEVIPAPRTTLSPYAPRILTIEINPEKIREVIGPGGKVINRITAETGAKIDIEQDGKVHIASVDEQAARRAMQMIEEIVREVRVGEMYLGRVTRLMNFGAFVEVLPGKEGLVHISELADGRVGRVEDVVKVGDELLVKVKEIDNLGRINLTRRGVGKTAEGEPAGELQPAAPRGRAGGPRRRRRGDRSSAGGRPQGSGATGRPGARPGGGRGPAPGRSDQSGGGPPGG, from the coding sequence GTGTCCATGCAACACCAGGTAGAGATTCAGGTCGGCGGCCGCAGCCTGTCCTTTGAAACCGGGCTGCTGGCCCGGCAGGCTGACGGCGCTGTGGTGATCCGCTACGGGGACAGCATGGTCCTGGTGACGGCCACCGCGTCGCCGCAACCTCGGGAGGGGATCGACTTCTTCCCCCTGACCTGCGACTACGAGGAGAAGATGTACGCGGCTGGCAAGATCCCCGGCGGCTTCTTCAAGCGCGAGGGGAGGCCCGGAGAGTCGGCGGTGCTCACCGCCCGGTTGATGGACCGTCCCATCCGGCCCCTCTTCCCCCAGGGCTTTCGCAACGACGTCCAGGTCATCGCCACCGTCCTGTCCACCGACCAGGAGAACGACCCGGCGATCCTGGCGGTCAACGGAGCCTCCGCTGCCCTCATGGTCGCCGGGCTGCCCTTCGAGGGGCCGGTGGGAGCGGTACGCGTGGGGCTGATCGACGGCCGGTTCGTGATCAACCCCACGCTGCGGCAGATCGAGGAGCAGAGCCGCCTGGACCTGGTGGTGGCGGGGACCGCGGACGCCATCATCATGGTGGAAGCCGGGGCCAAGGAGGTGCCCGAGGAACAGATCCTGGCTGCGTTCGACGTGGCCCATGCCGAGATCCGCCGCATTGTGGAGATCCAGCAGCGTCTGGTGGAGATGGTAGGCAAGCCGCGGCGCGAGGTCACCCTGGCTGCGGCGCCCGACCCAGCCCTGGAGGCGGCGGTGCGGGAGGCCGCTCTGCCGCTGATCGTCCAGGCTCTGGCCCACCCGGAGAAGCTGGCCCGGGAGGAGGCCCTGCGGGACGTACAGCAGACGGTGGCCGCCCAGCTCGCCGAGCGGTCACCGGAGTTGTTCGCGCAGCGGGCGGCGGAGGTGGGTGACCTGGTGTACGCCCTGACCAAGGCGGAGGTGCGGCGGCGGATCCTTGACGAGGGGCGGCGTCCCGACGGCCGGGGGCCCACCGACATCCGGCCCCTGACCATCCAGGTGGGCCTGCTGCCCCGGGCTCACGGGTCGGGGCTCTTCCAGCGGGGGCAGACCCAGGTGCTCACGGTGGCCACGCTGGGCACTGGTGAGGACGAGCAGCTGCTGGACAACCTGGGTATCATCGAGCGCAAACGCTTCATGCACCACTACTACTTCCCGCCCTTCTCCGTGGGCGAGGTCCGGCCGCTGCGCGGCCCGGGTCGGCGGGAAATCGGCCACGGCGCCCTGGCGGAGCGCGCGCTGGCCTGGGCCATCCCGCCGGAGGAGGCCTTCCCCTACACCATCCGCCTGGTCTCCGAGGTGCTGGAGTCCAACGGGTCCACCTCCATGGCCTCGGTCTGCGGCTCCACTCTGGCGCTGATGGACGCCGGGGTCCCCATCAAGGCCGCCGTTGCCGGGATCGCCATGGGGCTGGTCACCGATGCCTCCGGCCGTGCTGCCATCCTCACGGACATCCTGGGGATGGAGGACCAGATGGGCGACATGGATTTCAAGGTGGCCGGGACGCGGGACGGGGTGACGGCGCTGCAGATGGACATCAAGATCAAGGGGCTCTCCCGGGAGCTGCTGGCCCGGGCACTGGCGCAGGCGCGGCAGGCCCGCCTGTTCATCCTGGACCGGATGCTGGAGGTCATCCCCGCGCCGCGGACCACGCTCTCCCCCTACGCGCCGCGCATCCTGACCATCGAGATCAACCCGGAGAAGATCCGCGAGGTGATCGGCCCGGGCGGCAAGGTGATCAACCGGATCACTGCCGAAACCGGCGCCAAGATCGACATCGAGCAGGACGGCAAGGTGCACATCGCCTCGGTAGACGAGCAGGCGGCGCGCCGGGCGATGCAGATGATCGAGGAAATCGTGCGCGAGGTGCGCGTGGGCGAGATGTACCTGGGCCGGGTGACGCGGCTGATGAACTTCGGCGCCTTCGTGGAGGTCCTGCCCGGGAAGGAAGGCCTGGTGCACATCTCCGAGCTGGCCGACGGCCGGGTGGGTCGGGTGGAGGATGTGGTCAAGGTCGGAGACGAGCTGCTGGTCAAGGTCAAGGAGATCGACAACCTGGGGCGCATTAACCTGACCCGCCGGGGCGTGGGTAAGACCGCCGAGGGGGAACCCGCCGGCGAGCTGCAGCCGGCGGCGCCTCGGGGACGCGCGGGTGGGCCACGGCGCCGCCGGCGCGGGGACCGCAGCTCGGCCGGCGGCAGGCCACAAGGCTCTGGCGCCACGGGGAGACCGGGGGCACGGCCGGGCGGCGGGCGGGGGCCGGCTCCCGGCCGCAGCGATCAATCGGGCGGGGGCCCGCCCGGCGGCTAG
- the truB gene encoding tRNA pseudouridine(55) synthase TruB — protein MDGVLNVLKPTGMTSHDVVDAVRRLVGQRRVGHTGTLDPGAAGVLVLVLGRATRIAEFLTEADKAYRFEVTFGVATATGDAFGEVTSTADASGLSEEELADLLPQFLGEIDQLPPMTSAVKVGGVPLYRRAHRGEAVAVRPRRVRISRLRLLRFWPGARPRALLEVECGKGTYVRALARDIGEMAGVGAYASFMLRLRVGRFSLGASRTLEELSGLQAEGRLEEALLSMDDALADLPAVQLLPAQRLSVLDGLPLPLFRVPNWQRLPRDAPIRLRDQSGLVALARVEGGSLRPFKVLRGR, from the coding sequence GTGGACGGGGTGCTCAACGTCCTGAAGCCCACGGGCATGACGTCGCACGATGTGGTCGACGCCGTCCGTCGACTGGTTGGACAGCGTCGTGTGGGGCATACCGGGACCCTCGACCCGGGAGCCGCCGGGGTTCTGGTGCTGGTGCTGGGGCGGGCCACGCGCATCGCCGAGTTCCTCACCGAGGCGGACAAGGCCTACCGCTTCGAGGTCACCTTCGGGGTGGCCACGGCAACAGGAGATGCCTTCGGCGAGGTGACCTCGACCGCGGATGCCTCCGGCCTGAGCGAGGAGGAGCTCGCCGACCTCCTGCCACAGTTCCTGGGGGAGATTGATCAGCTCCCTCCCATGACCTCCGCCGTTAAGGTGGGCGGCGTCCCCCTCTACCGACGTGCCCACCGCGGGGAGGCCGTGGCTGTCCGGCCGCGCCGGGTGCGCATCTCCCGTCTGCGACTGTTGCGGTTCTGGCCGGGGGCGCGTCCCCGGGCACTCCTGGAGGTGGAGTGCGGCAAGGGCACCTACGTGCGCGCCCTGGCACGGGACATCGGCGAGATGGCGGGGGTGGGGGCCTATGCCTCGTTCATGCTGCGCCTGCGGGTAGGGAGGTTCTCCCTGGGAGCCAGCCGCACACTGGAGGAGCTCTCCGGGCTGCAGGCGGAGGGTCGGCTGGAGGAGGCGCTCCTCTCCATGGACGACGCCCTGGCGGACTTGCCGGCGGTACAGCTCCTTCCGGCGCAGCGTCTCTCCGTGCTTGACGGGCTCCCCCTCCCGCTGTTCCGGGTGCCCAACTGGCAGCGCCTGCCGCGGGATGCGCCCATCAGGTTGCGGGATCAGAGCGGGTTGGTCGCCCTGGCCCGGGTGGAGGGCGGGAGCCTGCGGCCGTTCAAGGTGCTGCGCGGCCGCTAG
- the rpsO gene encoding 30S ribosomal protein S15, producing the protein MSLDRDRKQSILAEHRRHEGDTGSPEVQIALLTQRITLLSEHLKVHKKDFHSRRGLLKMVGKRRRLLAYLERSDPERYRRIVEKLGLRG; encoded by the coding sequence GTGAGCCTCGACCGCGACAGGAAGCAGTCCATTCTCGCCGAGCACCGGCGTCACGAAGGGGACACCGGCTCCCCCGAGGTGCAGATCGCCCTGCTCACCCAGCGGATCACCCTGCTGAGCGAGCACCTGAAGGTGCACAAGAAGGACTTCCACTCCCGCCGCGGGCTCCTCAAGATGGTGGGCAAGCGCCGCAGGCTGCTCGCCTACCTGGAGCGCTCCGATCCGGAGCGCTACCGGCGTATCGTGGAGAAGCTGGGGCTGCGGGGATGA